From Aristaeella lactis, the proteins below share one genomic window:
- the fusA gene encoding elongation factor G, with protein MPRSHPLERVRNIGIMAHIDAGKTTTTERILFYTGKNHRIGETHEGTATMDWMAQEQERGITITSAATTCFWHDPHDPQNANKQYRINIIDTPGHVDFTVEVERSLRVLDGAVSVFCAKGGVEPQSETVWKQAETYHVPRMAYVNKMDITGADFFRVVDMMKDRLGANAVPIQLPIGKENTFRGIIDLVRMRAEIYYDDLGQDVRDEEIPADMKEIAEEYRANLLEKVAETDDALMEKFLEGEELTEEEIRGAIRKCTIACTMNPVLCGTSYRNKGVQPLLDAVVEYMPSPLDIPAIEGVDPDDHEKKMERHPSDDEPFSALAFKIMVDPFVGKLAFFRVYSGKLESGNYVMNSTKQKRERISRIMLMHANHREEVDTIYTGEIAGAVGLKDTTTGDTLCDENHQIILESMVFPDPVIEVAIEPKTKAGQEKMTYALQRLAEEDPTFKTYTNQETGQTIIAGMGELHLEIIVDRLLREFKVEATVGKPQVTYKETIRKPAKAEGRYVRQTGGHGQYGHCWIEIEPQEPGKGYEFESRIVGGVIPKEFIGPIDAGIQEAAKSGAIAGYEVVNFKAAVTDGSYHDVDSSEMAYKIAASMAFKEAVRKADPCLMEPMMKVEIIVPDQYLGDVMGNVSSRRGRVEGTEVRGQDQIIHSFVPLSEMFGYTTDLRSRTQGRGMFTMQFDHYEEVPKSVAEKIIGKKQQD; from the coding sequence ATGCCCAGAAGCCATCCACTTGAAAGAGTCCGGAACATCGGTATTATGGCTCATATCGATGCCGGTAAAACCACCACTACCGAGCGGATCCTGTTCTACACAGGTAAGAATCACCGCATCGGTGAAACGCATGAAGGTACGGCCACCATGGACTGGATGGCCCAGGAACAGGAGCGCGGCATCACCATTACGTCTGCTGCCACCACCTGCTTCTGGCACGATCCCCATGACCCCCAGAATGCGAACAAACAGTATCGTATCAACATCATTGACACGCCCGGCCACGTGGACTTCACGGTCGAGGTGGAACGCAGCCTTCGCGTGCTGGACGGCGCTGTAAGCGTCTTCTGCGCAAAGGGCGGCGTTGAGCCCCAGAGTGAAACCGTATGGAAGCAGGCGGAGACCTATCATGTTCCCCGCATGGCGTACGTCAATAAGATGGACATCACCGGCGCGGACTTCTTCCGCGTGGTTGATATGATGAAGGATCGCCTCGGCGCCAATGCCGTTCCGATTCAGCTGCCCATCGGTAAGGAAAACACCTTCCGCGGCATCATCGACCTAGTGCGTATGCGCGCTGAGATCTACTATGATGACCTCGGACAGGATGTGCGTGATGAGGAAATCCCCGCCGATATGAAGGAGATTGCCGAAGAGTATCGCGCGAACCTGCTGGAGAAGGTCGCTGAGACGGACGACGCCCTGATGGAGAAATTCCTCGAGGGTGAAGAGCTGACCGAAGAAGAGATCCGCGGCGCCATCCGCAAGTGCACCATCGCCTGCACGATGAACCCTGTTCTGTGCGGTACCAGCTACCGTAACAAGGGCGTGCAGCCGCTGCTGGACGCGGTGGTTGAATATATGCCCAGCCCGCTGGATATTCCGGCGATTGAGGGTGTCGACCCCGATGACCATGAAAAGAAGATGGAACGTCATCCTTCCGACGACGAACCCTTCTCCGCACTGGCGTTCAAGATCATGGTTGATCCTTTTGTCGGTAAACTGGCTTTCTTCCGCGTATACAGCGGCAAGCTGGAGTCCGGCAACTACGTGATGAACTCCACCAAGCAGAAGAGGGAGCGCATCAGCCGTATCATGCTGATGCACGCCAATCACCGTGAAGAGGTTGATACCATCTACACCGGTGAGATCGCCGGCGCCGTGGGTCTGAAAGACACCACCACAGGCGACACCCTCTGCGACGAGAACCATCAGATCATCCTGGAAAGCATGGTCTTCCCGGATCCGGTTATCGAAGTAGCCATCGAGCCCAAGACCAAGGCCGGTCAGGAGAAGATGACCTACGCGCTTCAGCGTCTGGCTGAAGAGGATCCCACCTTCAAGACCTACACCAACCAGGAAACCGGTCAGACCATTATCGCCGGCATGGGCGAACTCCACCTGGAGATTATCGTGGACCGCCTGCTGCGCGAGTTCAAAGTTGAAGCAACCGTGGGTAAGCCCCAGGTTACTTACAAGGAAACCATCCGCAAGCCCGCCAAGGCCGAAGGACGTTACGTCCGTCAGACCGGCGGTCACGGCCAGTACGGCCACTGCTGGATCGAGATCGAACCCCAGGAGCCCGGCAAGGGTTACGAGTTCGAGAGCCGTATCGTCGGCGGCGTGATTCCGAAGGAATTCATCGGACCGATCGACGCGGGTATCCAGGAAGCAGCCAAGAGCGGCGCTATCGCCGGCTACGAAGTAGTCAACTTCAAGGCTGCTGTTACGGACGGTTCCTACCACGATGTGGACTCCTCCGAAATGGCGTACAAGATCGCCGCGAGCATGGCTTTCAAGGAAGCTGTCCGCAAGGCCGATCCCTGCCTGATGGAGCCCATGATGAAAGTGGAGATCATCGTACCGGATCAGTATCTGGGCGACGTGATGGGCAATGTGTCCAGCCGCCGCGGCCGGGTCGAAGGCACGGAAGTGCGCGGCCAGGACCAGATCATCCACTCCTTTGTTCCGCTGAGCGAGATGTTCGGCTACACGACCGACCTTCGTTCCCGTACTCAGGGCCGCGGCATGTTCACCATGCAGTTTGACCACTACGAGGAAGTTCCGAAGTCTGTCGCGGAAAAGATCATCGGCAAAAAGCAGCAGGACTGA
- the rpmG gene encoding 50S ribosomal protein L33, translating into MANAARTKICLACTECKQRNYNNMKNKKNTPDRIELQKYCPFCKKHTTHRETK; encoded by the coding sequence ATGGCAAACGCCGCCCGTACAAAGATTTGCCTGGCTTGCACTGAATGCAAACAGCGCAACTACAACAACATGAAAAATAAGAAGAATACTCCGGATCGCATTGAGCTCCAGAAGTACTGTCCCTTCTGCAAGAAGCACACAACTCATCGCGAGACCAAGTGA
- the fabK gene encoding enoyl-[acyl-carrier-protein] reductase FabK, which translates to MIQSAICEMLGIRYPVFQGGMAWIADAKLAAAVSNGGGLGIIAAGNAPGDYVRQQVREARKLTGKPVGVNIMLLSPFAEEVARVVTEEKVEVVTTGAGNPSAYIKDWLAAGIKVIPVVASVAMAKLMTRLGASALIAEGGESGGHVGELTTMVLVPQVCDATNLPVIAAGGIADGRGMAAAFMLGACGVQMGTRFLSAEECTIHPSYKEKILKATDLCTMVTGRRLGHPVRSLRTPFAREYAKAEYGGMPDENLEALGRGALRLAVQEGDSEKGCFLSGQIAAMVRKEQPAAEIIREVAEGAEPLLRRASQWVK; encoded by the coding sequence ATGATACAGTCAGCCATTTGTGAGATGCTGGGGATACGCTATCCCGTTTTCCAGGGAGGTATGGCCTGGATCGCCGACGCAAAGCTGGCGGCAGCGGTGTCCAACGGCGGCGGCCTCGGGATCATCGCGGCCGGAAACGCGCCGGGGGATTACGTCAGGCAGCAGGTTCGGGAAGCCAGGAAGCTGACCGGAAAACCGGTGGGCGTCAACATCATGCTGCTCAGCCCTTTTGCGGAGGAAGTGGCCCGTGTTGTGACAGAGGAAAAGGTGGAAGTGGTCACAACGGGTGCCGGTAATCCTTCCGCGTATATCAAAGACTGGCTCGCGGCGGGCATAAAGGTCATTCCGGTGGTGGCTTCAGTGGCCATGGCGAAACTGATGACCCGTCTCGGCGCTTCCGCGCTGATCGCGGAAGGCGGCGAAAGCGGCGGCCATGTGGGGGAACTGACCACCATGGTGCTGGTTCCGCAAGTCTGTGACGCAACGAACCTCCCTGTGATCGCGGCGGGCGGTATCGCCGACGGACGGGGAATGGCAGCTGCCTTTATGCTGGGCGCCTGCGGTGTCCAGATGGGAACCCGCTTCCTGAGCGCGGAAGAATGTACCATTCATCCTTCCTATAAGGAGAAGATCCTGAAAGCTACGGATCTTTGCACCATGGTGACCGGCAGGCGGCTGGGCCATCCGGTCCGCAGCCTGCGTACACCTTTCGCCAGGGAATACGCGAAAGCGGAATACGGCGGAATGCCGGATGAGAACCTGGAAGCCCTGGGACGGGGAGCTCTCAGGCTTGCGGTGCAGGAAGGAGACAGCGAAAAGGGCTGTTTCCTGTCGGGACAGATCGCGGCCATGGTCCGTAAGGAACAGCCGGCTGCGGAGATTATCAGGGAAGTTGCGGAAGGAGCGGAACCGCTCCTCCGGAGGGCATCTCAATGGGTAAAATAG
- the rplA gene encoding 50S ribosomal protein L1: MKHGKKYTDSVKLIDHLKQYDPEEAVDLVLQTGKAKFDETVEISVRLGVDPRHADQQVRGAVVLPHGTGRTIRVLVIAKGEKAKEAEEAGADFVGAEDMIQKIQQENWFDFDVCVATPDMMGMVGRIGRVLGPKGLMPNPKSGTVTMDIARAVNDIKAGKVEYRLDKTAIIHCPIGKVSFGKEKLQENLSVLMDAINKAKPAAAKGTYMKSVYLSSTMGPAVRVNPLKF, translated from the coding sequence ATGAAACACGGTAAGAAATATACCGACAGCGTAAAGCTGATCGACCATCTGAAGCAGTATGACCCCGAAGAGGCCGTCGATCTGGTGCTCCAGACCGGCAAAGCCAAGTTTGATGAAACTGTCGAGATCTCCGTCCGCCTGGGCGTTGACCCCCGCCACGCTGACCAGCAGGTCCGCGGCGCCGTGGTCCTGCCTCACGGCACCGGCCGCACCATCCGCGTGCTGGTCATTGCCAAGGGCGAAAAGGCCAAGGAAGCTGAGGAAGCCGGTGCCGATTTCGTCGGTGCTGAGGATATGATCCAGAAGATCCAGCAGGAGAACTGGTTCGACTTCGACGTCTGCGTTGCCACCCCCGATATGATGGGTATGGTCGGCCGCATCGGTCGTGTGCTGGGCCCGAAGGGCCTCATGCCCAACCCGAAGTCCGGCACCGTGACCATGGACATCGCCCGTGCGGTGAACGACATCAAAGCCGGTAAAGTGGAATACCGTCTGGACAAGACCGCTATCATCCACTGCCCGATTGGCAAGGTTTCCTTCGGCAAGGAAAAGCTTCAGGAGAACCTGAGCGTGCTGATGGACGCCATCAACAAGGCGAAGCCCGCGGCTGCCAAGGGTACCTATATGAAGAGTGTTTATCTCTCCAGCACCATGGGTCCCGCCGTCCGCGTGAATCCGCTGAAGTTCTGA
- the nusG gene encoding transcription termination/antitermination protein NusG, which translates to MAETKKEPCWYVIHTYSGYENKVKDTLEKSVENNGMQDLILEVRVPMEEVVEIRNGKRVKSTRKVYPGYVLVHMIETSESWYVVRNTRGVTGFVGPDSKPVPLTQEEVDMMLNTEQSSVDFGFAIGEHVRILSGPLENFSGVVEDVDTVRGKLTVKVQMFLGREMPVEVDLDQVEKED; encoded by the coding sequence ATGGCTGAAACAAAGAAGGAGCCTTGCTGGTACGTTATCCACACCTACTCGGGCTACGAGAACAAGGTGAAGGATACGCTGGAAAAGTCCGTCGAAAACAACGGCATGCAGGATCTGATCCTCGAGGTTCGGGTTCCCATGGAAGAAGTTGTTGAGATCCGGAACGGAAAGCGCGTTAAGAGCACCCGTAAGGTTTATCCCGGCTATGTGCTGGTGCACATGATCGAAACCAGTGAGAGCTGGTACGTCGTGCGGAATACCCGCGGCGTTACCGGTTTCGTCGGCCCGGATTCCAAGCCTGTTCCGCTGACGCAGGAAGAAGTCGACATGATGCTCAATACTGAGCAGTCCAGTGTGGACTTCGGCTTCGCGATCGGCGAGCATGTCCGGATCCTGTCCGGCCCGCTGGAAAATTTCAGCGGTGTGGTGGAAGACGTCGATACCGTTCGCGGCAAGCTGACCGTCAAGGTACAGATGTTCCTTGGCCGGGAAATGCCCGTGGAGGTCGATCTCGACCAGGTCGAGAAGGAAGACTGA
- a CDS encoding ACP S-malonyltransferase, protein MGKIAFVFSGQGDQYPGMGKELAEKYAAAEAVFAACDAIRPGTSAQCFAGSEEELKETRNTQPCLFATELAAASVLMDKGVVPDAAAGFSLGEVAAAAACGLFDMETGFRLVCRRGELMQREAEKQDTSMAAVVKLTEEQVREICGRHEEVYPVNFNCPGQVTVSGLSSQMAGFFEDVKAAGGRAIPLKVKGAFHSPFMRKAADDFAEALAQAEIRENTIPLYSNMTAGLYAGNAAELLSGQIFSPVLWEKIIRNMIKGGVDTFIEIGPGKTLCNMIRRISSDVTAVSVTEYLSEVEAC, encoded by the coding sequence ATGGGTAAAATAGCATTCGTGTTTTCAGGACAGGGAGACCAGTATCCGGGCATGGGCAAGGAGCTGGCGGAAAAGTATGCGGCCGCGGAAGCAGTATTTGCCGCCTGCGATGCCATCCGCCCCGGCACATCCGCCCAGTGCTTCGCGGGCTCAGAGGAAGAACTGAAGGAAACCCGGAACACACAGCCCTGCCTCTTTGCCACGGAGCTTGCGGCTGCGTCCGTGCTGATGGACAAAGGCGTTGTGCCTGACGCGGCGGCGGGCTTTTCCCTGGGCGAGGTGGCGGCGGCCGCGGCCTGCGGGCTGTTTGATATGGAAACAGGTTTCCGGCTTGTCTGCAGGCGCGGGGAACTGATGCAGCGAGAAGCGGAAAAGCAGGATACGTCCATGGCTGCGGTGGTGAAGCTGACCGAAGAACAGGTTCGGGAGATCTGCGGCAGGCATGAGGAAGTGTATCCTGTAAACTTCAACTGCCCGGGGCAGGTCACGGTTTCCGGCCTTTCCTCACAGATGGCTGGATTTTTTGAGGATGTGAAAGCCGCGGGCGGCCGGGCTATTCCCCTGAAAGTGAAAGGCGCTTTCCATTCACCGTTTATGCGGAAGGCGGCCGATGATTTTGCCGAAGCGCTGGCGCAGGCGGAGATCAGGGAAAACACCATTCCGCTGTACTCCAATATGACAGCCGGGCTTTACGCCGGAAACGCGGCGGAGCTGCTTTCCGGGCAGATCTTCAGCCCGGTGCTGTGGGAAAAGATCATCCGCAATATGATCAAGGGCGGGGTTGACACCTTCATTGAGATCGGCCCCGGGAAGACGCTCTGCAATATGATCCGGAGGATCAGCAGCGACGTCACGGCGGTCAGCGTGACAGAATATCTTTCTGAGGTGGAAGCATGTTAA
- the rplK gene encoding 50S ribosomal protein L11 translates to MAKKVQAYIKLQVPAGKATPAPPIGPALGQHGVNIPGFCKEFNDRTAKEAGLIIPVVITVYTDRTFTFITKTPPAPVLIKKALNLQKASGRPNKEKVGQLTKEQVRKIAETKMPDLNAGSIEAAMSMVAGTARSMGVTVEE, encoded by the coding sequence ATGGCAAAGAAAGTACAGGCTTACATTAAGCTGCAGGTTCCTGCCGGCAAGGCAACACCCGCTCCGCCTATCGGTCCCGCTCTGGGCCAGCACGGCGTGAACATCCCCGGTTTCTGCAAAGAGTTCAATGACCGTACCGCCAAGGAAGCCGGCCTGATCATCCCCGTGGTGATCACCGTCTACACCGACCGTACCTTCACCTTCATCACCAAGACGCCTCCGGCGCCCGTGCTGATCAAGAAGGCTCTGAATCTGCAGAAGGCCAGCGGCCGTCCCAACAAGGAAAAGGTTGGCCAGCTGACGAAGGAACAGGTTCGTAAGATCGCTGAAACCAAGATGCCCGACCTGAACGCCGGCAGCATCGAAGCCGCCATGAGCATGGTGGCCGGTACCGCCCGCAGCATGGGCGTGACCGTCGAGGAATAA
- a CDS encoding acyl carrier protein, protein MYFEAIAKIVSERTGVDVAAIKPESKFAELGIDSLDTEELLMNLEDEIGIEIELDRKVETIDDLDKFIQSRQG, encoded by the coding sequence ATGTACTTTGAGGCTATCGCAAAAATCGTATCGGAACGGACCGGCGTGGATGTTGCCGCGATCAAACCGGAAAGCAAATTCGCCGAACTGGGGATCGACTCCCTGGACACTGAGGAACTGCTGATGAACCTGGAGGACGAGATCGGCATCGAGATCGAACTGGACCGGAAAGTGGAAACCATTGATGACCTGGACAAGTTTATCCAGAGCAGGCAGGGATAA
- the tuf gene encoding elongation factor Tu yields the protein MAKGHYERTKPHVNIGTIGHVDHGKTTLTAAITMTLAMKGEAQAMRYDEIDKAPEEKARGITINTAHVEYETAKRHYAHVDCPGHADYVKNMITGAAQMDGAILVVSAPDGPMPQTREHILLARQVGVPYIVVFMNKTDMMDDEELLELVEMEIRELLSSYDFPGDDIPIIKGSALKVLEYLQNGGTDVDNAPECKCIWELMDAVDSYIPEPERATDQPFLMPVEDVFSISGRGTVATGRVERGTVKVSDAVEIVGLMEKPRNTVVTGVEMFHKLLDQAEAGDNIGALLRGIQRNEVERGQVLAKPGSIHPHTHCIGQVYVLTKEEGGRHTPFFNGYRPQFYFRTTDVTGNIKLPDGVEMVMPGDNIDMEITLITPIAMEQGLRFAIREGGRTVGSGVVAKVIE from the coding sequence ATGGCAAAGGGACATTATGAACGGACAAAGCCCCATGTAAACATCGGCACCATCGGTCACGTTGACCATGGCAAGACCACCCTGACCGCCGCGATCACCATGACGCTGGCTATGAAGGGTGAAGCGCAGGCTATGCGCTATGACGAAATCGACAAGGCTCCGGAAGAAAAAGCACGTGGAATCACCATCAACACCGCTCACGTTGAGTACGAGACCGCCAAGCGTCACTATGCTCACGTGGACTGCCCCGGCCACGCTGACTATGTTAAGAACATGATCACCGGTGCTGCCCAGATGGACGGCGCTATCCTGGTTGTGTCTGCTCCCGACGGCCCGATGCCCCAGACCCGTGAGCACATCCTGCTCGCCCGTCAGGTTGGCGTGCCCTACATCGTCGTGTTCATGAACAAGACCGACATGATGGATGACGAAGAGCTGCTGGAGCTGGTTGAAATGGAAATCCGTGAGCTGCTGAGCAGCTACGACTTCCCCGGCGACGACATCCCGATCATCAAGGGTTCTGCTCTGAAGGTTCTTGAGTACCTGCAGAACGGCGGCACCGACGTTGACAACGCTCCCGAGTGCAAGTGCATCTGGGAACTGATGGACGCTGTTGACAGCTACATTCCGGAACCGGAACGTGCTACCGACCAGCCCTTCCTGATGCCCGTTGAAGACGTGTTCTCCATTTCCGGCCGCGGCACCGTGGCCACCGGCCGTGTTGAGCGTGGTACCGTTAAGGTGTCCGACGCTGTTGAAATCGTCGGCCTGATGGAGAAGCCCCGTAACACCGTTGTTACCGGTGTTGAAATGTTCCACAAGCTGCTGGACCAGGCTGAAGCCGGCGACAACATCGGCGCGCTGCTGCGTGGTATCCAGAGGAACGAAGTCGAGCGCGGCCAGGTTCTGGCGAAGCCCGGCAGCATTCATCCCCATACCCACTGCATCGGCCAGGTGTACGTGCTGACCAAGGAAGAAGGCGGACGTCATACTCCCTTCTTCAACGGCTATCGTCCCCAGTTCTACTTCCGGACGACTGACGTTACCGGCAACATCAAGCTGCCCGACGGCGTGGAAATGGTGATGCCCGGCGATAACATCGACATGGAAATCACCCTGATCACCCCCATCGCTATGGAGCAGGGACTGCGCTTCGCTATCCGCGAAGGCGGCCGTACTGTTGGTTCCGGCGTTGTGGCGAAGGTCATTGAGTAA
- the rpsL gene encoding 30S ribosomal protein S12, whose translation MPTINQLVRKGRERVTKKPTAPILQGCPQKRGVCLSVKTQTPKKPNSALRKIARIRLTNSIEGTCYIPGIGHNLQEHSVVLIRGGRVRDLPGVRYHIIRGALDTAGVAKRMQARSLYGAKRPKK comes from the coding sequence ATGCCCACAATTAATCAGCTTGTCCGTAAGGGCCGCGAACGGGTGACCAAGAAGCCCACCGCTCCTATTCTTCAGGGATGCCCCCAGAAGCGCGGTGTGTGCCTGAGCGTGAAGACTCAGACTCCTAAGAAGCCCAACTCTGCTCTGCGGAAAATCGCGAGAATCCGCCTGACGAACTCCATCGAAGGTACCTGCTACATCCCCGGTATCGGCCACAACCTGCAGGAGCATAGTGTTGTGCTGATCCGTGGCGGCCGTGTTCGTGACCTGCCCGGCGTTCGTTATCACATCATCCGCGGTGCTCTGGATACCGCCGGTGTTGCCAAGCGGATGCAGGCTCGTTCCCTGTACGGCGCGAAGCGCCCGAAGAAGTAA
- the secE gene encoding preprotein translocase subunit SecE, with amino-acid sequence MSETKKAVESAEKAVRKTGESKLSKFFSWLTNLPKRIAKPFKNMYYELKKVTWPSKEKLIAYSIIVLVFMLFMGIVIGVLDLGASALVSKLIA; translated from the coding sequence GTGTCTGAGACGAAGAAAGCGGTTGAATCCGCTGAAAAAGCCGTCCGGAAGACCGGAGAGAGCAAGCTGAGCAAGTTCTTCAGCTGGCTCACTAATCTGCCCAAGCGCATCGCCAAGCCCTTCAAAAACATGTACTATGAGCTGAAGAAGGTTACCTGGCCCAGCAAAGAAAAGCTGATCGCCTATTCCATCATCGTGCTCGTGTTCATGCTCTTCATGGGCATCGTGATCGGTGTGCTGGACCTGGGCGCGTCCGCGTTGGTCAGTAAGCTGATCGCGTAA
- the rpsG gene encoding 30S ribosomal protein S7: MPRRGFVPKREVLPDPVYGTTVVTKLINQIMLDGKRGVAQNVCYEAFEAVAEKTGKAATDVFQEALNNVAPQLEVKARRVGGATYQVPIEIRPERRQTLALRWIVDFARKRGEKTMAERLAAELLDASNNTGAAVKRKEEMHRMAEANKAFAHYRW, translated from the coding sequence ATGCCCCGTCGCGGTTTTGTACCGAAGCGTGAAGTGCTGCCGGATCCCGTTTACGGAACCACGGTAGTTACCAAACTGATCAACCAGATTATGCTGGACGGAAAGCGCGGAGTTGCGCAGAACGTCTGCTATGAGGCTTTTGAAGCCGTTGCCGAAAAGACCGGCAAGGCTGCTACCGACGTTTTCCAGGAAGCCCTGAACAACGTTGCCCCGCAGCTGGAAGTTAAGGCCCGCCGTGTTGGTGGTGCCACCTATCAGGTGCCTATCGAAATCCGCCCCGAACGCCGTCAGACCCTGGCCCTGCGCTGGATCGTTGACTTCGCCCGGAAACGCGGTGAGAAGACCATGGCTGAGCGCCTGGCCGCTGAACTGCTTGACGCCTCCAACAATACGGGCGCCGCGGTAAAACGTAAAGAAGAAATGCACCGTATGGCCGAGGCTAACAAGGCATTCGCTCATTACCGCTGGTAA